A single window of Methylobacterium nodulans ORS 2060 DNA harbors:
- a CDS encoding glutathione S-transferase family protein: MAYDLYYWPGIQGRGEFVRLALEEAGADYVDVARRPDRGGIGALSGLLAEGGPRPSFACPVLKDGDLLIGQTAAILLYLGPRLGLVGESEAERIRTHQLQLTVADAVSEAHDTHHPIASSLYYEDQKPEAARAAKIFREERLPAFLGWFEHVLATNPAGPACLVGARLSYADLSLFQLVEGLRYAFPRATARVLAATPKLAALHAAVARRPRIAAYLASDRRERFNEDGIFRRYPELDG; the protein is encoded by the coding sequence ATGGCCTACGACCTCTACTACTGGCCGGGGATCCAGGGGCGCGGCGAGTTCGTCCGCCTCGCCCTGGAGGAGGCGGGCGCGGATTATGTCGACGTGGCCCGCCGGCCGGACCGGGGCGGCATCGGGGCGCTGTCCGGCCTCCTCGCCGAGGGCGGGCCCCGCCCCTCCTTCGCCTGCCCGGTCCTCAAGGACGGCGACCTTCTGATCGGTCAGACCGCCGCGATCCTGCTCTATCTCGGCCCGCGGCTCGGGCTCGTGGGCGAGAGCGAGGCCGAGCGGATCCGCACGCATCAGCTCCAGCTCACGGTGGCGGACGCGGTGAGCGAGGCGCACGACACCCACCACCCGATCGCCAGCAGCCTCTACTACGAGGACCAGAAGCCGGAGGCGGCCCGCGCCGCAAAGATCTTCCGCGAGGAGCGTCTGCCGGCCTTCCTCGGCTGGTTCGAGCACGTCCTCGCGACCAACCCGGCCGGCCCCGCCTGCCTCGTCGGCGCGCGGCTGAGCTACGCCGACCTCTCGCTGTTCCAGCTGGTCGAGGGGCTGCGCTACGCCTTCCCGCGGGCGACGGCGCGGGTGCTGGCCGCCACGCCGAAGCTCGCGGCCCTGCATGCGGCGGTGGCGCGGCGCCCGCGGATCGCCGCCTATCTGGCGAGCGACCGGCGGGAGAGGTTCAACGAGGACGGGATTTTCCGGCGCTATCCGGAGCTCGATGGGTGA
- a CDS encoding YidB family protein: protein MGLLDQVIGSVLGNVLGGGQGRQGGGSAAMSPLVKALLMLLAAKALQGGFGDIFGSGSRPAPHPRGDEGFEPEPGAGPRGADPDNPFSEFSGMLDGPGGAPQPGPRGSAPNPFDQRADQYSGLDREIPDNAGPEGLDGLIDRFRRGGLGDVIESWIGPGPNRHIQPQQLAQALGPDTVETLSRTTGLSRDDLLAQLAQVLPGVIDGLTPQGRRPTPGEMRGW from the coding sequence ATGGGTCTGCTCGATCAGGTGATCGGCTCGGTGCTCGGCAACGTGCTGGGCGGGGGACAGGGCCGCCAGGGCGGCGGTTCCGCGGCGATGTCGCCCCTCGTCAAGGCGCTGCTGATGCTGCTTGCCGCCAAGGCCCTCCAGGGCGGGTTCGGCGACATCTTCGGGAGCGGCAGCCGGCCCGCCCCGCATCCGCGCGGCGACGAGGGATTCGAGCCCGAGCCCGGCGCCGGACCGCGCGGCGCCGATCCGGACAACCCCTTCTCCGAATTCTCCGGCATGCTCGACGGACCGGGCGGCGCGCCGCAGCCCGGCCCCCGCGGCAGCGCGCCGAATCCCTTCGACCAGCGGGCCGACCAGTATTCGGGCCTCGACCGCGAGATCCCCGACAATGCCGGCCCGGAGGGGCTCGACGGGCTCATCGACCGCTTCCGTCGCGGCGGCCTCGGCGATGTGATCGAGTCCTGGATCGGCCCGGGCCCGAACCGGCACATCCAGCCCCAGCAGCTCGCGCAGGCGCTCGGTCCGGACACGGTCGAGACGCTGAGCCGCACGACCGGGCTGTCTCGCGACGACCTCCTGGCGCAGCTCGCGCAGGTGCTGCCGGGCGTGATCGACGGCCTCACGCCCCAGGGACGGCGGCCGACCCCGGGCGAGATGCGGGGCTGGTAG